A window from Candidatus Eisenbacteria bacterium encodes these proteins:
- a CDS encoding sigma 54-interacting transcriptional regulator, whose amino-acid sequence MSQRPDSHHDNDPIPTDVPELDPLERLSRGLTAWERELLAQPRSPSRPRASTELERVNHVLQASRQVTGTLDWNELLVRVVDAVVAIASADRGFLMRMREDGKLHFEIARSRDEATLPPEEFQISWGIAEEAAHRRETVWVPDAVGSSLFQDRKSVRDLSLRTVVALPILNAGRVLGVLYVDSHSIAHEFTPEDIAILEGFAAQVAVALENARLHEELKDSKNRLEIENLNLRRALKEESRYGILVGRSQKMLRVIEVLEKVIPTQVSVLVQGETGTGKELIARAIHLNGPRRDKNFMAVNCGALPENLLESELFGYRKGAFTGASEDRVGLFEAADGGTLFLDEVGEMPPTLQVKLLRVLQDSQIRRVGDTVSRRVDFRLIAATNRDLRAEVEAGRFRQDLFYRLNVVPISLPPLRERGDDTLLLASHFLDFFSKQQQKEIRGMSGESRELLLRHPWPGNVRELENAMARAVALADEGGLVEPALFGLGPPVTRRWDGQHTLRETLDAVEAETIREALRQCESNVSRAARALGVSRQHLHNRMNAHGIRRSRILSESAG is encoded by the coding sequence ATGTCTCAGCGGCCTGATTCACACCACGACAACGATCCGATTCCGACCGATGTTCCGGAGCTCGATCCGCTCGAACGGCTGAGCCGGGGGCTCACGGCATGGGAGCGGGAGCTATTGGCCCAGCCTCGCTCGCCGTCGCGCCCGCGCGCGTCCACGGAGCTCGAGCGAGTGAACCACGTGCTCCAGGCGAGCCGCCAGGTCACCGGCACGCTCGACTGGAACGAGCTCCTCGTGCGCGTCGTCGACGCGGTCGTCGCGATCGCGTCCGCGGACCGCGGATTCCTCATGCGCATGCGCGAGGACGGAAAACTCCACTTCGAGATCGCGCGGAGCCGCGACGAGGCGACGCTCCCGCCCGAGGAATTCCAGATCTCGTGGGGGATCGCCGAGGAAGCCGCGCACCGCCGCGAGACCGTCTGGGTTCCCGACGCGGTCGGCTCGTCTCTCTTCCAGGATCGCAAGAGCGTTCGCGACCTCTCGCTCCGCACCGTGGTCGCTCTTCCGATCCTGAACGCCGGTCGCGTGCTCGGGGTGCTCTACGTCGATTCCCACTCGATCGCGCACGAGTTCACGCCCGAGGACATCGCGATCCTCGAGGGCTTCGCCGCGCAGGTCGCGGTCGCGCTCGAGAACGCGCGTCTGCACGAGGAGCTGAAGGACTCGAAGAACCGGCTCGAGATCGAGAACCTCAATTTACGGCGCGCCCTCAAGGAAGAATCCCGCTACGGGATCCTCGTCGGCCGGAGCCAGAAGATGCTCCGCGTGATCGAGGTGCTGGAGAAGGTGATCCCGACGCAGGTCTCGGTCCTCGTCCAGGGCGAGACCGGAACGGGCAAGGAGCTCATCGCGCGCGCGATCCACTTGAACGGTCCCCGGCGCGACAAGAACTTCATGGCGGTGAACTGCGGCGCGCTTCCCGAGAACCTCCTCGAGAGCGAGCTCTTCGGCTACCGCAAGGGCGCCTTCACGGGCGCCTCCGAGGATCGCGTCGGGCTCTTCGAGGCCGCCGACGGAGGCACGCTCTTCCTGGACGAGGTGGGGGAGATGCCGCCCACGCTCCAGGTGAAGCTCCTCCGCGTGCTCCAGGACTCCCAGATCCGCCGCGTCGGCGACACCGTGTCCCGCCGCGTCGACTTCCGCCTGATCGCCGCCACGAACCGCGACCTGCGCGCCGAGGTCGAGGCCGGGCGCTTCCGGCAGGATCTCTTCTACCGGCTGAACGTCGTTCCGATCTCGCTCCCGCCGCTCCGCGAGCGGGGAGACGACACGCTCCTCCTCGCGTCCCACTTCCTCGATTTCTTCTCGAAGCAGCAGCAGAAGGAGATCCGGGGGATGTCGGGCGAGTCGCGGGAGCTCCTCCTCCGCCATCCGTGGCCGGGCAACGTGCGCGAGCTGGAGAACGCGATGGCGCGCGCGGTCGCCCTCGCCGACGAGGGCGGGCTCGTCGAGCCGGCGCTCTTCGGGCTCGGACCACCCGTCACGCGGCGCTGGGACGGCCAGCACACGCTTCGCGAGACGCTCGACGCGGTCGAGGCGGAGACGATCCGTGAGGCTCTGCGCCAGTGCGAATCCAACGTCTCGCGCGCCGCGCGCGCCCTCGGCGTGAGCCGCCAGCACCTCCACAATCGGATGAACGCGCATGGGATCCGCCGCTCGCGGATCCTGAGCGAATCGGCCGGGTAG